TGTCGGAAAAGAGGTTGGGCAACTGGGCCGTATACGCGCTGCGGGGCGGCACGAAGAACGAGGCGGGGTCCTCCACGGCCTCGCCGTTCCAGAACACCTGCCCGCCCTGCGCCGGAATCAGGCCCAGCACCGCGCGCAGCAGGGTGGTCTTGCCACTGCCAATCCGGCCCGTGACCACCACGAATTCCCCCCGGCGCAGGTGGAAACTGGCCTCCTGAAGGCCCAGCCCGCCCGGGTGGGTGGCGGTGAGGTGCTGCACGCGCAGTTCCTGCAGCGGCGCAGCGGTGGGAATGGCGGGGGCCGGGGGCGGGTCACTCTGCAGGTACACTTGGTGGTGGGCCACGATGGTGGTGTCGGGGGCGTCTTGCAGCAGGCGGGTCATGCGGTCGTAGCTGACCCCGGTGCGGCGGTGGCGGGCAATGGCGTCGCCAAAAAAGCCCATGGAGCCAGTCAGGCGCGGCAGCAGGCCGATAAACAGCACGAAGTCCTGAACATCCATCGCGCCGCCGCGCACCTTGTTGGCGCCCAGCAGCAGCACCAGCCCCACGGCGAGGTTCACCATGTTGGTGTTCACGCCCCGGATCAGTTCAGTCAGCAGCACGTCGCGCAGGGCGGCGTGGCGCCGGGTTTCGCCCAGGGCGCGCAGGTGCGCCACCATGCGGTCTTCCTGGGCGGCCAGCTTCACGGCGCTCACGGCCCCGAAGGTTTCGCCAATAAAGTCGGTCACGCGGGCGGTGGCCTCGCGCATGCGGCGGCGGTAGCTGCGGATGGTAGGCGACAGGCGCTGCACAAACAGCACCATCAGCAGCAGCGGCGCGCACACCAGCAGGGTAATCAGCGGGTCCACCCGCGCCATCAGGGTGACCGCCACGGCCGAGTACAGCAGGAAGCCCGCGCCGTCCACCCAAACTTCGGTGTAGCCGGCCACATCGTCCACATCGTCGCGGAAGCGGCTGACCGCCTCGGCGGGGGTGTCCGGCAGGCGGCGGCTGCGCCGGGCAGTCAGCAGGTAGCCCAGCAGGTTGCGCCGCACCAGGGCGTCCAGGGTGTACCACAGTTCAATCCAGGCACGGAACGCCCCGTAAAAGATGCCAAAGCGGCTGAGGCGCACGAAGGCGAACCAGCCCAGCGCGGTCCACGCCGCCGCAATGGCCGGGTCCAGGGGCTGCCCTGCGCCCTTCAGGTCATCGGCCCGTTCTAGCGCGCCGAACACGCCGCTCACGGCCAGCGTCAGCAGCGCGGGCGAGGCGTGGACCATGCCCCACATCAGCAGGTTGAAGGCAAAGAGGCCGGGTCTGTACTTGAACAGCTCTTTGGAGAGCGCGAAGGTGCGTTCGTTGGGCTGGGGGAGGGGGGTGGTGGTCATGCGGGGGCTCCGGGGAGTGGGGAGTGGGCAGTGGTGAGTGGAGAACGGCAGGCGAGAGCAACAGCAGGAGCGGTTTTTCCCGCTTCCCACTTCCTACTGACCACTTCCCCCCTCATGCCAGCACCCCTTCGCCGTCGTCCAGCACGCCCGCGCGCAGCAGGGCGGCGTAGTGGCTCCCGGGGTCGCGGGCCAGGGCGTCGCGCGCGCCGTGTTCCAGAATCTCGCCGCCGCCCAGCACCAGGATCCGGTCGGCGCGCGCCACGGTGTCCAGGCGGTGGGCGATGATGATGGCGGTGCGCCCGGACAGCAGGCGGGTCATGGCCGCCGTCAGCAGGGCCTCGGTGGCAGGGTCCAGGCGACTGCTGGGCTCGTCGAGGATGATCAGGCTGGGGTCGCGCAGCAGCACGCGGGCAAAGGCCAGCAGTTGCGCCTCGCCGGCCGAGAGGCTGCCGGTGGGCAGGGGCGTGCGCACACCCTCTTCCAGCCGGTCCAGCCACGCCCCCAGGCCCACCTCGCGCAGTGCGGCTTCCACGGCGTCGTCACCCACCTGCGGGTCAAAGAAACTCAGGTTATCGCGCACGCTGGCCTGGAACAGCTGCACGTCCTGCGTGACCACGGCCACGCGGCGGCGCAGGTCCTGCAGCGGCGTGTGGGTGACGTTCACGCCGCCCAGGCGAATCTCGCCCTCGGTGGCGTCGTAGAGGCGGGAGACCAGGCGGGTGAGGGTGGTCTTGCCGCTGCCGGTGCGGCCCAGCAGGCCCAGGGTCTGACCGGCGGGCAGGTGCAGCGACACGTCCCGTAGGACTGGGCGGCTGGCGGGGTCCTCGGGGGTGTAGGAGAAGGTGACGTGCTCAAAGTCCAGCGCCAGGGGTCCGGGGGGCAGGGGTGTGGCCCCGCCCACCACGGCACTCTTCAGGGCCAGCAGTTCGGACACGCGCCCCAGGCTGGCCCCGGCCTTTTGCAGGTCCTGCAGCTGCTGGGTGAGCTGGTCAATGGGTTCTTCCACCAGCGTCATGTACTGGTACATCAGAAAGGCGGTGCCCAATGAGATGGCCCCGGCGGCGTACAGGCCCACGGCGGCGGTCAGCACGCCCACATAGCCAATGGCAAAGAGCAGCATGCTCAGCTGCCACACCACGCTCCGGCGCCGCCAGGAGGTGATGGAGCGGGTAAAAAAGGTGCGCTGCGTCTGCAAAAAGCGCCGCAGGTGGTGCTCGCCGGCCCCCAGGCTGCGAATATCGTCCAGGCCCGAGAGGCGCTCTTCCACGAAGCCGAACAGCCGGGCGCTGGCTTCGCGCTCCAGGCGGGTGGGTTCCACACCCAGTTTGCGCACCCGGTTCATGGCGCCCAGCGTGACCAGCGTGAACAGGGCCACCCCCAGGCCCACCCGCCAGTCTTCGCGGAAGAACATGATCAGGGCGCCCGTCAGCAGCAGGGCCGCGCCAAAGACCCGCACCGCGAACTGCGAGAAGAAGTTGCTCAGGGCCGTCACGTCGCCGTCAATGCGCTCGATCATCTCGCCGGGGGTGCGTTCCTTGTGCTCGCGCATGTCCAGAGACAGAAGGTGCGCCATCAGGTCCGCGCGCAGGCGGTTGGTGGCGGTCCAGCCCACCCGGGCGCCCACGTAGGTGGCCCCGGCGGTCATCAGCTGCACGCCGACGGCCAGCACGAGATACAGCCCCGCCAGCCGCACCAGCAGCCCCACATCGGCCCCGGCGCCCAGCTTGGCGCTGTCCACGAAGCGGCGCAGCAGCTGGGGCAGCAGCAGGTTCAGTGCTGTGCCGGTCAGCAGCAGGGCGGCCAAGGCGGCCACCTGCCACTTGAGGGGGCCCAGGTAGGTGCCCAGGACGGCCAGGGCGCGGCTGGACCGTTCGGGTGGGGGCGAGGGGGCGGGGGAGGGCGGGGTCATGGGGTCAGGCTAGGGGGCGGGGGGTGGGGGGCGCATCTGCCGAGTGGCGCATGGGGGGATGAGGCGGGGTTCATGCGGGGGATGGGCGATGACGTTTTCTGGCTTGCCCCACCCCCCCAGCCCCCCTACCCCAGAGGGGCAGGGGGGAGCGGCGCTGCGCTGGGCAAGAGTTTTTACTGGCGTCGGCTGGGGTTGCTCTACTCGTTGACGTGTCCGGCTTCGACGCCATCCTCCGAGACCGCGCAATGGCCCGCGCCCTTCGGGCACGACGGCCTCGTCTGGACCTGGGTGGTAGAGGGGCAAGAAGGCTTGGTGCGGCCCAGAAGGTTCTACTTTGAACGGCAAAAGCAGCTCTGGCTCCTGCCGCTTTTCAAAGTAGAACCTCGTGCCCTCAGCGTCCCCACCCTTCACCCCTGCGGGGTGAGCAACGGAAGCCGTCGTGCGCGCAGCGCGCGGGCGTGGGGCGATGGGCGGAGCAAGGCGACGGCGTACAACGCGGGGCGAAGCCAAGCCGCCCCACACCGTCAGTCAACGTTTGCCGAGCGCAGCGGAAAACTCCCCCCTGCCCCTCCGGGGTAGGGGGGCTGGGGGGGTGGGGCGAGCGGGGAAGCGCCGCCCTCATCCCCCCCGAACCACCCCTGCCACCCACCCAAAACTCCCCTTCCGAACCCTCTCTCCCGTCCCCCCATCCACCCGCACCAACCCCAACCCTTCCCCCCGGTCCAGCAGTTCCCCCACAAGAACCCCCCGCACCCCCACCCCCCGCGCCGCCGCGTCCGCCACCGCCTGAACATGCCCCTCCAGAAACCGAACCCGCCCACTGTCCGGCACCCGGCCGTCCGGTAAAGGGGCCTCGGCCCACACGCCCCCCAGCGCCACCACCAGCGGCGGCCCTGCCTCGCCCAGTTGTGCCTTCAGGTCAGTCAGCACCTGGGTCAGCCCCTCGGACCCTGGGGCGCCGGTGCGCTCGCGGTCAGGCACCAGGCCCACGTCCAGCCCCAGCGGCGCACCCGGGCGGGCCTGCACCCAGGCCGGCTGGTCGTAGCCCACGCCCAGCAGGTCCAGCGGCGCCGCGATGGTCTCCAGGTCCCCGGGGCGCACGGCGTCCAGCAGGGCAGGGGTGCGTTCGCCCAGCACCTCCAGCACTGGGGCAGGGTAGGCGCCGCGCCGCACGGGCCCGGTGCACAGGTCGTTGCGCCACGCGGCCACCAGGGCGGCGGCCTGCTCGTCGGCGTCGTGGTCGCGGGCAGGCCACGCCGGGGCGAAATGGTGGCCCAGGCCAAGCTGCCGCGCGCCGGCCTCGCGCAGCGCCCGGGTGGCCAGGCCGTGCCCCAGCAGGCGGTGATGGTGCGCCGGAAAGCTGTGCAGGGCCGGCGGTGCCGGGGGCGTGCCCAGCGCCGGCCACAGGGTGAACACAGCCGCCGCGCGGTCGGCCAGGGCCTCGCCCACCAGATAGGCGTAGTCCTGAAAGCGGTGGGCCGTGTCGCGGGCCAGCCAGCCTCCGGCGGCGTCAACAGCGGGGGGCAGCGCGCCGTCCAGGCTCAGCCACGGCTGCGCGCCCAGGGTCAGCAGGTCGTCGGTCAGGCGGTCAAGGGCGGCCAGCGTGCCGGCATTCAGGCGGCCCCGGCCAGTGGGCTGCAACTGGGCCCAGGGCGCGGTCAGACAGGCGGCCTGCACGCCCAGTTCGCGCAGCAGGCCCAGATCGGCGGCGTCCAGGGGCCCCGGGCCCAGGCCCACGCCCCACAGCCAGGAGTCGGCAAAGGTGGTCATCTGCGCTCATTGTGCCGGGCCGGGCTGCCCCAGGGCTGACCGCCTGTCCTGTCCCCAGCCCGTATACTGGTCAGGTTATGCGGATGGTGACGGTAGGCACGCGCGGCTCGACTCTGGCGCTCGCACAGACCCACTGGGTGGTGGCCCGGCTGAAAGAGGAATGGCCCGACACGGACTTCCGCATCCAGACGATCAGCACCGGCGGCGACCGCAACCGGGGCAGCCTGGAAGCCATGGCTCAGAAGGGCGACAAGGGCTTCTGGGTCAAGGAAATCGAAGATGCCCTGCTGGGCGGGCGCATTGATATTGCGGTGCATTCCCTCAAGGATCTGCCCACCGAGCAGCCGGACGGCCTGGAGGTCAGCGCCATTCCCCGCCGCGTGGACGCCCGCGACGTGCTGATCGGCAAGGAAGGCATGAAGAAACTCTCGGAGCTGCCGCAGGGCGCCCGGGTGGGCACCAGCAGCGTGCGGCGCAAGGCGTTCCTGCGCGCCTACCGCCCGGACCTGCAGATCGTGAACCTGCGCGGCAACATTGACACCCGCCTTGCCGCGCTGGCTGGCGACGAGTACGACGCGATCATCCTGGCCGCCGCTGGCCTGATCCGCACCGAGATGCGCCACCGCATTGACGAGTTCCTGGAACCCGACATTCTGCTGCCCGCCCCCGGGCAGGGCGCCCTGGCCCTGGAAACCCGCGCCGACGACGACCTGAGCATTGAGGTGGCCTACGCCATCCACGACCACACCACCGATGACCGCATTACGGCCGAGCGCGAGTTCCTGGCCGGGCTGGGCGCCGGGTGCATGGCCCCGGTGGGCGCGCACGCCACCGTCAAGGGCGGCGTGCTGACCCTGGAAGGCTGGGTGGGCGCGCTGGACGGCACCAAGGTGATTCGCGGCACCACCCAGGGCGACCCCGGCGAATGCGCCGATCTGGGCGCCGAACTGGCCGCCGACATGCTGAACCAGGGCGCCCAGGCCCTGATTGACGCCGCCCGGGAGTAAGGCGCGCGTGCCTGCGCTGGCCCGTCAACTGCTGATTGCCCTGGCCGCCGCGCTGCTGTGGGTGGGCATTGGCCTGTGGCAGCGTACCCGGGGGGGCGCCGAACTGGGCAGCGCCCTGCTGGCCGAATTGCCGCTGGGGGCGGCCGTGTTTGTGCTGGCCCTGGTCTGGGTGCGGTTGCGCCGTCAGTAGGGTCGCCTGACCTGCCCGGCCGGACAGCCGCCTGGGTGGGCACGTTAGGATGCCCGGCATGTCCACCCCTGCCCCCCGCCTCGCGGTGATTCACACGGGCGGCACCATTGCCAGCCGCCCCAGCCCCGACGGGCGCGGCCTGACCCCGCAGCAGCCCCCCAGCCTGCCCGGCCTGGACGGGGTGCAGGTCACAGACGCCCAGCCCTTCAACCTGCCCAGCCCGCATGTGACCCCGGTGCACATGGGGCAGCTGGCGGCCCTGATCCGGGACCTGGCCCCAGCGCACGACGGCGTGGTGGTCACGCACGGCACCGACACACTGGAAGAAACGGCCTTTGCCCTGCACCTCCTGCTGGACGTGCCCATTCCGGTGGTCCTGACTGGCAGCATGCGCCACGCCGAGGAGGTGTCCTGGGACGGCCCGGCGAATCTGCTGGACGCCGCACATGTGGCCCTGCACCCCAGCAGCCGGGGCCGGGGGCCGCTGGTGGTGATTGGCGGCGACATTTTCGATGCCCGTACCGTGACCAAGATTCACACCACCGCCGTGGACGCCTTTGGCGGCTACCCGGGGCCCATAGGCCGCATTGACCGCGAGGGGGTGCGTGCCCGGGTGCATTACTTCGCCATGCCAGAGCCGCGCGCCACCTACCACCCGGCCCACCTGACGAGCCGGGTGGACATCCTGTATGCCTACGCGGGCTGGACCGGCGAGGGCTACGCCGAGGCCGCCGAACGGGCCGACGGGCTGGTGATTGCCGCGCTGGGCACCGGCAACCTGCCCGCCGAACTGCTGCCCCTGATTCAGGCGACCGAGAAACCGGTGGTCATTGCCACCCGCACCCACGCGGGGCCGGTGCTGCCGGTCTATGGCTACGCGGGCGGCGGCGCGACCCTGGTGGCGGCGGGGGCAATTCCGGCCAGCTTTCTGAACGCCCACAAGGCGAGGGTGCTGCTGCTGATCCTGCTGGGCCAGGGCCTGGACCGCGAGCAGATTGCCGCGGTGTTTGACCGGGACGAATTTTAAAAGGGCCATGGCCTAAAAAACCCGCCCCCCAGCGCACTGGACGGGGCGGGCGCACCAGCCTCTTAAGCCAGATCCAGGCGGATCAGGAAGCGGCCACAGCTGGGGCACTTCACCGGGGGCAGTTTGCCCTGGGCGGCTTTCTGCTGCACGTTCACCGGGAGGTTCACGTTGCAGCCGCTGCAGCGCCCGGCCTTGATCTCCACCACGCCCAGGCCCTTCTTGGCCCGGCGGATCAGGTCGTATTCGCGCACCGTGCGGGCGTCCAGGGCCGCCACCAGATCGGCGCGTTCCTGGCGGTCGGCGGCGCCCTGGTCGCGCAGGTCCTGCACGCGGGCTTCGTCGCGTCCCTCAAGTTCATTCAGGGTGGGGCGCAGGGTGCGGTGCTGGGCGCGCAGGGCGGCCGAGCGTTCATTGAGTTCCTGTTGACGCGCCTTGAGGGGCCCCAGGTCCTCTTCCATCTCGTCGGCGCGCTCGGAGAGCATCTGAATGCGGCTGCCGTACTGCGACTGCGCGCGGGCGTCAAAGGCGTTCTTTTCCTGCTCTTCGCGGGCGCGGGCAATCTGCTCGCGGGTGCCGGCCAGGTCCAGTTCCTGCTGGCGCACCTGCTTGTCCACGCCCTCCAGGGTGATTTCGGTGTCTTCCAGCTCGTTGTTCAGGCGCTCCTGCTCGGCGCGGGCGGCGCGCAGATCGTCAGGAATGTTGTGTTCCTCGTCGCGCAGGCGGTCGAGGTTCAGGTCCAGCTCCTGAACGCGGTGCAGGCGGCGAAGGGGAGACGTGTCACTCATCACCTGCAGTCTACCCCCCTTCCGGGCGCGCACGTTCAGGCAGGCGGTGACACCGGGGCCAGGGCCCCCTTCATGCGCGCCGGGCGGTACAGCCCCAGATAGATGGCAAGCACGCTGGCGGCGTACATCAGCAGCGTCCAGGCAAAGAGGGCGTGAAAGGCCGCCGAGAAAGGCAGCGCCCCGCGCACCACGCCGGACAGGACGCTGCTGGCCGCCCAGCCCAGGTCCCAGGCGATCACGTTCACCGCCGAATACATGGGGCGGTCATCCTCGGGCAGCGCGGTCATGGCGTAGGCGGAGTACACCGGGCCCGCCGCGTTCATCAGGGCGCCGCGGGTGAACAGGGCGGCCGTGACCAGCCACAGGCTGGGGGCAAAGCCCAGCAGGGCCAGAAACGGCAGGCTGCTGGCCTGCACCAGCAGCACCGCCTGCAGCTGCCCCAGGCGCCGCACCAGCAGGGGCTGCAGCAGCGCGGTGGCGGCGGTGGCCAGACTGGTCCAGGCGAACAGCGTGCCCAGCCCGGCGTAGCTGATGCCGAACTTGCCTTCAATAAACACGTTCAGGAAGGGGATGGTGGCCCCGGCGCCCAGCCCCACCAGAATGTTGGGCAGCACCAGCCGGGCCATGGTGCGCTTGTCCTGCACGCGGAAACTGCGGCCCTGGCGCACCGTTTTGCCGCTGGGTTTCAGGCCCAGCACCGGCACCAGCCCCAGCAGTTGCAGCCCGGCGGCTACCGCCAGCGCGGCGCGCAGGGCGCCCAGGCCGTCTGGCTCGGTGCCGGTCCAGCCCGCGTAGGCGGCCGGTACCTGCCCGCCCAGCAGGTTGCCCAGAAACCCTGCCCCGGTCATCAGGGCGCTCTGCACGCTAAACAGGGTCACGCGGGTGCGTTCGTCGCTCTGGTTGGCCATGAAGGGCGAGCCCGCCACGATGCTCAGGGCCGCGCCCGCCCCCTGCACGATGGCCCCCAGGACCACCAGCGCGGGGCCGTTGGCGAGCACCAGCAGGGCGGTGCCCACAAGGCCCAGGGCGGCCCCCACCTTCAGCGTGTGCGCGTTGCTGATGCGCCGGGCCAGCGCCACCGCCGGCAGGCTCAGGGCCGCCAGGGTCACGGCGGGCAGGGCGTTGAGCAGGCCCTGCCACTCGGCCCCCAGGCCCAGGGCGCGCAGGTAGAAATTCAGGAACAGCGCCGTAAAAGCCTGCGACAGGCCGAACACGAACACCGAGCTCAGGAACAGCCACACCTGCCGCGAGAAGCGCCACGACAGGCCGCGTTCCTTCACGTCACCCCCACTTTGGGACAGAAGGTGTTCATGACGCAGCCCGGACAGTCGGGCTTGCGCGCGGTGCACACCCGGCGCCCATGCAGAATCAGGGCGTGGTGCAGGAAGACCCAGCGCTCGCGTGGAAAGAGTGCCTGCAGGTCGGCCTCCACCTTGTCGGGATTGGTCTGCACGCTCAGGCCCAGGCGGCGGCTCAGGCGCCCCACATGGGTGTCCACGGCAATGGCCGGGTAGCCGTAAGCGTTGCTGAGGACCACATTCGCTGTTTTGCGCCCGGCGCCGGGCAGGGCCACCACGGCGTTAAAGTCGTTGGGCACCTCGCCGCCGTGGCGCTCCACCAGCAGGCGGGCCAGCGCCGCCAGATTCCGGGCCTTGGCGCGGTACAGGCCAATGCGGCGAATCAGGGGCTCCAGGTCCTCGGGCTGGGCCTGGCTCATGGTGTGGGCGTCGGGGTAGGCGGCAAACAGGGCGGGGGTGGCGGCGTTCACGCTCACGTCTGTGGCCTGGGCGCTGAGCACGGTGGCCACCAGCAGTTCAAAGGGGGTCTGAAAGTCCAGTTCGGTGCGGGCGTCGGGGTACAGGGCCTCTAACGCCCCCAGCACCTGGGCGGCCCGCGCCCCCGCGCCCCGTGGCCGCTGCGCCGCAAGGTTGGCTGTCATCACCGTTCAACCTAGAGCATCCGGGCCTGGGCTGGGCACCGCCTAAGCCGTTTGGCGCAGGGGCGGTCTGGGCCCGTGATCGGGCTGAAGAGACAGTGCTGCGGCTCACCGTTCCCTCTTGCACGCTTTTGGGGCCTCTGCTACTCTGCACAGGCCCGCGCCCCAGTCGGCGCGAGAAAAAGGGTCCTTAGCTCAGTTGGTAGAGCGGCGGTCTCCAAAACCGTAGGTCGTGGGTTCAAGTCCTACAGGGCCCGCCACAAGAGAAATCCCCCGCCCCCTGTGGCGGGGATTTTTATTGCAGCGAGCGGGCGAGGCGCCGCGTTGGCCCAACTCGCTGTTCCTTCGCTTACGGTTCGGTGAGGGTCTGAATGGGGTTGCCTGGGGTGGGGCGCTGTTCAGAGACCTGCTCCAATTCCAGGAGTTCCAGCACCGGGCGCGCCATATACACGCGGCCCCGCTGCCGGCCGGTGACCTCCACCAGCACGCCATCACGCAGCAGACGGTCCACGATCAGCTGCGCGCTGCGATGAACGACCCCCAGTGCGTGTTGCAGCTGCCCGGCCGTGGTGATGGGCTGCGCCAGCAGGCGATCGGTGGCGGCCAGCAGATTGCTTCCTGCCCGCTCTTGCTGGTAGCGGGCGCGCCACGCCTCGCGCAGGTCCAGCAGGCGCTGGGCGCGCAGCGCCGCGTCTCCTGCTTCCCGCTCCACGCCGCGCAGGAAAAAGGCCAGCCACGCCTCCCACTCGCCGCGCTGACTGACGGCCAGCAGGTGCTCGTAGTACGCGCTGCGGTGGCGCTCGAAATACGCTGAGAGGTACAGCAGCGGTTGGGTCAGCAGTTGCCGCTGAATCAAGAGCAGGGTAATCAACAGGCGGCCCACCCGGCCATTGCCGTCCAGGAAGGGGTGAAGTGCCTCAAACTGGTAGTGCACCAGCGCGATCTCGACCAGGGGCGGCAGGTCATTTTGCGCGTGAATGAACCGTTCCAGATCGTTCAGGGCGCCTTCCAGCAGGGGCCCAGGCGGCGCGGGCACGAAGGTCGCGTCCCGCCGCCGTGCCCCGGCCGGGCCAATCCAGTTCTGCGACCGGCGCAGTTCGCCCGGCGCCCGGTTCTGGCCGCGCACGCCACTCATCAGCACCGCGTGCATCTCGCGCAGCAGCCGGGTGCTGATGGGCAGCGTGGAGGACAGCCCGTGCTCCAGCGCCCGCACGTAGTTCTGCACCTCCTGCGCGTCTTCGCGGACCTCCAGCTCTGGGAACAGGGGCACCTGCGCCTCCAGGGCGTACAGGTCGCTCAGGGAAGCCTGGGTGCCTTCAATGCGGCTGGACAGTACCGCTTCCCGGTTTATAAAGGGGCGCGTGAACAGGTAAGGGTTGGGCAGGCGGCGGCCCACCCCGTTGAGTTCGCCCAGCGCCCGTTCGGCCTCGCCTATCAGCCGGACCAGGGCACCGTCCCAGTGCAACTGGGGCGGCAGAGGGTGTGGCACAAAGGCGGCGCCTTCGCTGTCCAGCGTGATCAGTTGCCCGGGGGCGCGCGAGGTGAAGTCCGTGGGCCGCATCAGGCTTATGCTACTTCAGAGCCTGAACGTAGCCTAAGCAGGGCACGGTAGGCTAACCAAGTAGCACTGGGCGCTGGCGTTGGCTCCCCAGGCGTCTCCAGGTAGCTTTGGGCAGAGGGGCGACCCATCACTGCGGAAGCGCTGTTCTCAAGTGCTGCGGGCGGTTGCCCCGCCGCATTCCATAGGTGAGCCTTCATCTCTTCTGTAGACTTGAGGGGTCCAGGCAGTTCGCCCTTTGGCCCGCTGTGCTGTAAGGAGTTCCTATGAAAAAGGTCGCTGTTTCGGTTGCCGCCCTGAGCGCTGCGCTGGCCCTGTCCGGGTGCGGGCGGATCGTGGGTTCGTTTATCCCGCCCCAGACGGTCAGCAACCCCGCTGGCCTGGAAGGCAAGCAGCTCGTGGCGTCCTCGCCGCTGGCCATCGAAGCCGTGGTGGGCACCGTGAGCTACAGCACCGCTGGCGCTCCCTTTGACGACATCACCATTCCCGAACTGCCGCTGAACATCAAGCCCACGGGTCTGGAGTTCAAGACCGGCTTTGCCAAGGTGGATGTTAACGGCCTGTGCGCCAAGCCCCAGCAGGTGAACCTGACGGTGCGCCGCGTGAAGCTGGAGGCCAGCGACGCCGTTACCAAGGCGTCATTCGACAGCGGCGCCGACCGCGATCTGGCGTCCTTTACCCTCACCAAGAAGTCCGAAGGGGTGGGCACCGCTGAATACAACGTCTCGGCCGGGACCCTCAGTGTGGCGGCCCCCGACGCAGGCACGGTGGTCAACTTCTTTACCGTCCTGACCTCGGGCGGCAAGAACACCGCGTCGGTGGAGGCCAAGATCCGCGCGACCCAGAACGAACTGGCCGGCTGCACCATGGCCTTTACCCTGAAAGACGTGAGCGTGGTGCTCAGCCAGTTCCAGTAAGGGCCATCAGGTTTGAGGCGCGCCGCCGGGCAGAACCCAGGCGGCGCGCCTCTGCGTGGGGCACGGCTCTA
The nucleotide sequence above comes from Deinococcus multiflagellatus. Encoded proteins:
- a CDS encoding Fic family protein; protein product: MRPTDFTSRAPGQLITLDSEGAAFVPHPLPPQLHWDGALVRLIGEAERALGELNGVGRRLPNPYLFTRPFINREAVLSSRIEGTQASLSDLYALEAQVPLFPELEVREDAQEVQNYVRALEHGLSSTLPISTRLLREMHAVLMSGVRGQNRAPGELRRSQNWIGPAGARRRDATFVPAPPGPLLEGALNDLERFIHAQNDLPPLVEIALVHYQFEALHPFLDGNGRVGRLLITLLLIQRQLLTQPLLYLSAYFERHRSAYYEHLLAVSQRGEWEAWLAFFLRGVEREAGDAALRAQRLLDLREAWRARYQQERAGSNLLAATDRLLAQPITTAGQLQHALGVVHRSAQLIVDRLLRDGVLVEVTGRQRGRVYMARPVLELLELEQVSEQRPTPGNPIQTLTEP